The Vicinamibacterales bacterium genome has a window encoding:
- a CDS encoding lipid-binding SYLF domain-containing protein yields MTQSQVMLGRARSLQRFHEEGVTVKLVITTTIVATMALTPLLAADDDAAKRLGEAAAVFSEIMDTPDKGIPQDLVRKAHCIVIVPELKTAAFVVGAKYGKGFLSCRNKGGVGWSAPATVRIEGGSVGFQIGASSTDLIMLIMSERGAEKLLESKFTLGGEASVAAGPVGRTATAQTDAQMRADILSWSRSQGLFAGVALEGATLRQDLDDNAELYGKKLENRHIVTSGVRPPAAAARLMALLNKYSVTERRD; encoded by the coding sequence TTGACCCAATCCCAGGTGATGTTGGGCCGGGCACGCAGCTTGCAGCGCTTTCACGAGGAAGGTGTAACTGTGAAACTCGTCATTACTACAACTATCGTGGCCACCATGGCGCTGACGCCCCTACTGGCCGCGGACGACGATGCGGCCAAGCGACTTGGCGAGGCGGCGGCAGTCTTCTCAGAGATCATGGACACGCCCGACAAGGGCATTCCCCAGGACCTCGTCAGGAAGGCTCATTGCATCGTGATCGTCCCGGAACTCAAGACGGCGGCGTTCGTCGTCGGCGCCAAATACGGAAAAGGGTTCCTGTCTTGCCGGAACAAGGGCGGCGTTGGCTGGTCTGCGCCCGCGACGGTTCGCATCGAGGGCGGGAGCGTCGGCTTCCAGATCGGCGCCTCCTCGACAGACTTGATCATGCTGATCATGAGTGAACGCGGCGCGGAGAAACTGCTGGAGAGCAAGTTCACGCTGGGCGGAGAGGCCTCGGTCGCGGCAGGCCCCGTGGGACGCACGGCCACGGCTCAAACGGATGCGCAAATGCGTGCCGACATCCTGTCGTGGTCGCGCTCGCAAGGGCTGTTTGCCGGTGTCGCCCTCGAAGGGGCCACATTGCGGCAGGACCTGGATGACAACGCCGAGCTGTATGGCAAGAAGCTCGAGAATCGCCACATCGTGACCTCGGGAGTGCGCCCGCCCGCGGCCGCTGCCAGGCTGATGGCGTTACTGAACAAGTACTCGGTGACCGAACGCCGCGACTAG
- a CDS encoding TrkA family potassium uptake protein, whose amino-acid sequence MKIVIVGAGRAGLEVATHLTRIGHAVTIIDSDEAVTRRASAQYGLVALTGDATIAAVLHEADIAQSDVVVAMLRRDADNLAVALLARAAGIERVMVRMRDNAYRSVYNAAGIDRVLSETDLITGSVATAIEHDAIRHAMLLGNGSAIAFELTVPAGSAAAGKTIMELVALPGFPASCVFAALYKADGSIEAPRGSAVVEGGTTVLLVSRAGEVAETVKAMTERAL is encoded by the coding sequence ATGAAGATCGTTATTGTTGGCGCCGGACGCGCCGGCCTCGAAGTGGCCACGCACCTTACCCGCATCGGACACGCGGTCACCATCATCGACAGCGATGAGGCCGTCACCCGGCGCGCCTCGGCGCAATACGGCCTGGTGGCGCTCACCGGCGACGCCACGATTGCCGCCGTGCTCCACGAAGCCGACATCGCGCAGAGCGACGTGGTGGTCGCCATGCTGCGGCGCGACGCCGACAACCTCGCGGTCGCCCTGCTCGCCCGCGCCGCCGGCATCGAGCGCGTGATGGTCCGCATGCGCGACAACGCCTATCGGAGCGTCTACAACGCGGCCGGCATCGACCGCGTCCTGTCGGAGACCGACCTCATCACCGGATCGGTGGCGACCGCGATCGAGCACGATGCGATCCGGCACGCGATGCTGCTCGGCAACGGCAGTGCCATCGCCTTCGAGCTGACCGTTCCGGCGGGCAGCGCCGCGGCCGGCAAGACCATCATGGAACTCGTCGCGCTCCCGGGCTTTCCCGCGTCCTGCGTGTTCGCCGCGTTGTACAAGGCGGACGGCAGCATCGAGGCCCCCCGCGGGTCCGCGGTGGTCGAGGGCGGCACCACGGTGCTCCTGGTATCGAGGGCGGGCGAGGTCGCGGAGACTGTCAAGGCGATGACCGAACGCGCCCTTTAG
- a CDS encoding cation-transporting P-type ATPase translates to MTDVARAETSEIPEGLDGLSSLEARRRLAQAGPNRWVKRDPLARVREVIGLLLDPMAVMLAVAATVYYLLGETRDAVVLAIALIPVLGIDVLLEARSRAALDKLARAAAPFADVVRQRHVVSVPLEEVVPGDLLVLREGHVIAADGVVQWAANLAVDESSLTGESEPQSKREWPSDPGNAPADARFFAGSQILSGHGFGLVITTGAATHYGAIAALVSQTTSAISPLQRQAAVLVRRLGIVAVVVAVGLFTLSLSRGESWTRALLGAVSLAMAAIPEEFPIVLTLFLSVGAWRLASRGMLVRRLASVETLGSTTVICTDKTGTLTRGEFQVTHHLVLAPGLSEREFLEAAVLACERHPTDAMERAIAAYANARGVSLQDLETRWSLIRDYDFDPGGKHMSHVWHAPDLDQAYLVAAKGAVEGILAHTELGAVARQAVLDANGRLAAQGLRVLALAARRTDRPGAGRDEDERDLTVYGLLGFQDPLRPEVTAAVAECQHAGIRIVMITGDHALTAHAVAEAAGILHDDDLIITGDELAALGEADRAARINRAAIFARINPEQKFLIVNGLKSAGAVVAMTGDGVNDAPALRRADIGIAMGQRGTDVARATADLVLLDDNFASIVETVRQGRHIFQNIQRAFLYLIAFHIPIIVLAIWAPLAGVPLVLLPIHLVWLELIVHPVSAIVFQAEPAAAGIMNRPPRDPAAPLLPRAAVMRSATSGGVLAVTSFAVYWWQWESLGEAQARALTLIVLLSGYQVLMFAERQALPAVALALIPRTLVFWTVWCASAVSLLVILYVPAAAQLFRIERPAAAPAAIGIALGVLAVAWRLIPRTSNMRPTLSAPMLIL, encoded by the coding sequence GTGACCGATGTCGCGCGTGCCGAGACCAGTGAGATTCCGGAAGGGCTCGATGGTCTGTCTTCACTCGAGGCGCGCCGCCGTCTGGCGCAGGCCGGACCCAATCGATGGGTGAAGCGGGACCCGCTGGCGCGGGTTCGCGAGGTCATCGGCCTCCTGCTCGATCCGATGGCCGTGATGCTGGCGGTGGCGGCCACGGTCTACTATCTGCTGGGCGAAACGCGCGACGCCGTCGTGCTCGCCATCGCATTGATCCCGGTGCTCGGCATCGACGTGCTGCTCGAGGCGCGCTCCCGGGCCGCCTTGGACAAGCTGGCCCGCGCCGCCGCGCCGTTCGCGGATGTGGTCCGGCAACGCCACGTAGTGTCGGTGCCGCTCGAAGAGGTCGTTCCCGGCGATCTACTGGTGCTGCGCGAAGGCCATGTGATTGCGGCCGACGGTGTGGTGCAGTGGGCGGCGAATCTCGCGGTGGACGAATCGTCGCTGACGGGAGAATCCGAGCCCCAGTCCAAGCGCGAGTGGCCATCCGATCCGGGCAACGCCCCAGCGGACGCCCGGTTCTTCGCCGGATCACAAATCCTCTCCGGCCACGGCTTTGGCCTCGTCATCACCACTGGTGCGGCGACGCACTACGGCGCCATCGCGGCCCTCGTGTCGCAGACCACTTCCGCGATCAGCCCGTTGCAGCGACAGGCGGCCGTGCTCGTCCGGCGCCTTGGCATTGTCGCCGTGGTGGTGGCGGTGGGGCTCTTCACGTTGAGCCTCAGCCGCGGCGAGTCGTGGACGCGTGCGCTGCTCGGCGCGGTGAGCCTGGCCATGGCCGCCATCCCCGAAGAGTTCCCGATCGTCCTCACGCTGTTCCTGTCGGTGGGCGCCTGGCGGCTGGCGTCGCGCGGCATGCTCGTCCGCCGCCTCGCCAGCGTGGAGACGCTCGGCTCGACGACGGTGATCTGCACGGACAAGACGGGAACGCTGACGCGCGGCGAGTTCCAGGTGACGCATCACCTGGTGCTGGCGCCGGGCCTGTCGGAGCGCGAGTTTCTGGAAGCCGCGGTGCTGGCGTGCGAGCGGCATCCGACCGACGCGATGGAACGGGCCATTGCCGCATACGCAAACGCTCGCGGGGTCTCGCTGCAAGACCTCGAGACCCGGTGGTCGCTGATTCGCGACTACGACTTCGATCCGGGCGGCAAGCACATGTCGCATGTGTGGCACGCGCCGGACCTCGACCAGGCCTACCTCGTCGCGGCGAAGGGCGCCGTCGAAGGCATCCTCGCCCACACGGAACTCGGCGCGGTGGCGCGGCAGGCGGTGCTCGACGCGAACGGCCGGCTCGCGGCGCAGGGGCTGCGCGTGCTCGCGCTCGCGGCCCGGCGCACCGACCGGCCCGGCGCCGGCCGCGACGAGGACGAGCGCGATCTCACGGTGTATGGCCTGCTGGGTTTCCAGGATCCGCTTCGCCCCGAAGTGACGGCGGCAGTGGCCGAGTGCCAGCACGCCGGCATCCGCATCGTCATGATCACCGGCGACCACGCCTTGACCGCGCATGCGGTGGCCGAAGCTGCCGGCATCCTGCACGATGACGATCTGATCATTACCGGAGACGAGCTGGCCGCCCTCGGCGAGGCCGACCGCGCGGCGCGCATCAATCGCGCCGCCATCTTCGCGCGCATCAACCCCGAGCAGAAGTTTCTCATTGTCAACGGGCTGAAAAGCGCCGGCGCCGTCGTGGCGATGACGGGAGACGGCGTCAACGATGCGCCCGCGCTGCGCCGTGCCGACATCGGCATCGCCATGGGCCAGCGGGGCACCGACGTCGCCCGCGCCACCGCGGACCTCGTGCTGCTCGACGACAACTTCGCCTCGATCGTGGAGACCGTTCGCCAGGGCCGCCACATCTTCCAGAACATCCAGCGCGCGTTTCTCTATCTGATTGCGTTTCACATCCCCATCATCGTGCTGGCGATCTGGGCGCCCCTGGCCGGCGTGCCTCTCGTGCTCCTGCCGATCCACCTCGTGTGGCTGGAGCTCATCGTCCATCCGGTCTCGGCCATCGTGTTTCAAGCGGAGCCGGCGGCGGCCGGCATCATGAACCGACCGCCGCGAGATCCCGCGGCGCCGCTGCTGCCGCGCGCGGCGGTGATGCGCTCCGCGACCTCCGGCGGCGTGCTCGCCGTGACGAGCTTCGCGGTCTACTGGTGGCAGTGGGAGTCGCTCGGCGAGGCTCAGGCGCGCGCGTTGACGCTCATCGTGCTGCTGTCCGGCTACCAGGTCCTGATGTTTGCCGAGCGACAGGCGTTGCCGGCGGTCGCCTTGGCGCTGATTCCGCGGACCCTCGTGTTCTGGACCGTCTGGTGCGCCAGCGCGGTCAGCCTGCTCGTGATTCTGTACGTCCCGGCGGCGGCCCAGCTGTTCCGGATCGAGCGCCCCGCGGCCGCACCGGCCGCGATCGGCATCGCGTTGGGAGTGTTGGCGGTGGCGTGGCGCCTGATACCGAGAACATCCAACATGCGGCCGACGTTGAGTGCGCCAATGCTGATTCTGTGA
- a CDS encoding sodium:proton antiporter: MLAYFEQLLVVLAIGSAVAIIAKRISIPYNVALVVVGLLLMLMNVLPDTPMDPTVVLLVFLPVLIFQGALSADDVSMQQAARPILTLALPGVLLSLVATAVIAAWAIGLPFPVAMLLGAVLAITDTVSVLLAFRSVRVPHRLAAIMEGESLFNDGTALVLVSVAATVVLQGHADPAQIGRQLVIAIVFGTLLGGVFGTLGMLVLRRAPDDLTALLSSIVTVFATSLIAERLHGSAVIAVVIAGVLVGHEMRARLEPSRVLALQGFWEFAAFVINVWLFLLVGMQLRFELLLQEAWPIILAVIALHAGRAVAVYGCFGALHLAGERVPWRWQHVMVFGNVKGALSMAAVLSLPQGVPYRPRLVAIVFGVTLVTLVTQALPFRRFLTWMGVAAGIQDELADDCRAILIGARRGQTELDSLLASGLISRHEHAERWAEFQRSIIDAELALRRAGEDSHANVSLPAVLAARKAAILDAARRGLISDGTAGRHVAGLDKQILEAVASDHHDHEKESR, from the coding sequence ATGCTCGCCTACTTCGAACAACTGCTGGTCGTCCTGGCGATCGGCTCCGCGGTGGCCATCATCGCCAAGCGGATCAGCATTCCCTACAACGTCGCGCTGGTCGTCGTCGGCCTGCTGCTGATGCTGATGAACGTGCTGCCCGACACGCCGATGGACCCGACCGTCGTGCTGCTGGTGTTCCTGCCGGTCCTGATCTTCCAGGGGGCGTTGTCGGCGGATGACGTCAGCATGCAGCAGGCGGCGCGGCCGATCCTGACGCTGGCGCTCCCCGGTGTGCTGCTGTCGCTGGTGGCCACGGCGGTGATCGCGGCCTGGGCGATCGGCCTGCCGTTCCCGGTGGCGATGCTGCTGGGCGCGGTGCTGGCGATCACCGATACGGTCAGCGTGCTGCTCGCCTTCCGCAGCGTGCGCGTGCCGCATCGCCTGGCCGCGATCATGGAAGGCGAAAGCCTGTTCAACGACGGCACCGCGCTGGTGCTGGTGAGCGTCGCCGCCACGGTGGTCTTGCAGGGTCATGCCGATCCCGCTCAGATCGGCCGCCAACTGGTGATTGCCATCGTCTTCGGCACGCTGCTCGGCGGCGTCTTCGGCACACTGGGCATGCTCGTGCTCAGGCGCGCGCCGGACGACCTCACCGCGTTGCTGTCGTCGATCGTCACCGTGTTCGCGACCTCGTTGATCGCCGAGCGACTGCACGGCTCGGCGGTCATCGCAGTGGTGATCGCCGGCGTGCTGGTCGGGCACGAGATGCGGGCCCGGCTCGAGCCGTCGCGCGTGCTGGCACTCCAGGGCTTCTGGGAATTCGCCGCGTTCGTGATCAACGTCTGGCTGTTCCTGCTGGTTGGCATGCAGTTGCGCTTCGAGCTGCTGCTGCAGGAAGCGTGGCCCATCATCCTGGCCGTGATCGCGTTGCACGCCGGCCGCGCGGTGGCCGTCTACGGCTGCTTCGGCGCGCTGCACCTGGCCGGGGAGCGCGTCCCCTGGCGCTGGCAGCACGTGATGGTGTTCGGCAACGTCAAGGGCGCACTGTCGATGGCGGCCGTGCTGTCGTTGCCGCAGGGCGTCCCCTACCGGCCCCGCCTGGTCGCGATCGTGTTCGGCGTAACCCTGGTGACACTGGTGACGCAGGCGCTGCCCTTCCGCCGCTTCCTGACGTGGATGGGAGTCGCCGCAGGAATCCAGGACGAACTGGCCGACGACTGCCGGGCGATCCTGATCGGCGCCCGCCGCGGCCAGACCGAGCTCGACAGCCTGCTGGCATCGGGCCTGATCTCGCGCCACGAACATGCGGAACGCTGGGCGGAATTCCAGCGTTCCATCATCGACGCCGAGCTGGCGTTGCGCCGGGCCGGCGAAGACTCCCACGCCAACGTGTCGCTGCCCGCCGTGCTCGCGGCGCGCAAGGCGGCCATTCTCGACGCCGCCCGGCGCGGCCTGATTTCGGATGGCACGGCCGGCCGGCACGTGGCCGGGCTGGACAAGCAGATCCTCGAGGCGGTGGCGAGCGACCACCACGATCACGAGAAGGAAAGCCGATGA